GAGTTCCTTGCCGGCGGTATCCTCATGCGGGCGGCCGACGGCGGCATAGATGAAACCATGCGCGGCAACTTCATCCGTGCGGTAAATATTGCGCAGGTCCACCAGAACAGGGCTTTTCATGATCGCCTTCAGGCGCGGCAGATCAAGCGCGCGGAACTGGTTCCATTCCGTCACGATCACCACGGCATCTGCATCTTGCGCCGCCTCGTAGGGGCCTGTTGCGTATTCGATATCCTCCATCAGATGGCGGGCATTCGCCATGCCTTCGGGATCGTAACCGACCACTTTTGCCCCACCATCCTGCAGGGTCTGGATGATGGCGATCGCCGGGCTGTCGCGCATGTCATCGGTGTTCGGCTTGAAGGTGAGGCCCAGCACGGCGATCTTCTTGCCACGAACGTCGCCGCCCACCGCATTGATGACCTTGCGGCCCATGGCGCGCTTGCGATTGTCGTTGATGGCAATGGTGGTTTCGATCAGCCGCACCGGCGCATCATAATCCTGCGCGGTCTTGGCAAGCGCCAGTGTATCCTTTGGGAAACAGGAGCCGCCATAACCGGGGCCGGCATGCAGGAATTTCGAGCCGATGCGGCCATCGAGACCGATGCCGCGCGACACGTCCTGCACATTGGCGCCGACCTTTTCGCAGAGGTCAGCCATTTCGTTGATGAAGGTGATCTTCATCGCCAGAAAGGCGTTGGCGGCATATTTGATCAGTTCCGACGCGCGCCGCGTGGTGAAGAGTAGCGGCGACTGATTGAGGTAGAGCGGACGGTAAACCTCCGTCATGACAGGGCGGGCACGCTCGTCGGAAAGGCCAACGACGATACGGTCCGGCCGCTTGAAATCCTCGATGGCTGCCCCTTCGCGCAGGAATTCCGGGTTGGACACCACGGCGAAATCGGCGGAGGGGTTTTCCTCGCGAATGATGCGCTCCACCTCATCGCCGGTGCCGACCGGAACGGTCGATTTGGTGACGATGACGGTGAAACCATCCAGCGCATGGGCGATCTCTTTTGCCGCCGCATAGACGTAACCGAGATCCGCATGGCCATCGCCGCGCCGCGAGGGCGTGCCGACCGCGATGAAGACGACCTCGGCATTGGCGACGGCCGCGGAAAGATCGGTGGTGAAACTCAACCGGCCGGCCCTGGCGTTGTTGGCGACGATCGTCTCCAGACCCGGTTCGAAGATCGGAATATGGCCGTTTTTCAGGGCCTCGATCTTCTCCGGCATCTTGTCGACGCAGACCACATCGTGGCCGAAATCTGCAAAACACGCGCCGGACACAAGGCCGACATAACCCGAACCGATCATCACTATCCGCATTCTTTTTCCTTTCGGTTAGCGAGGCCATGTTAACTCGGCAGCACCGGCCGGGGAAATCGGCGGGTGAAAAATCGCATGATGATATTTAGCCGCCTTCATGCCCGTCGCCAAGCGCCACGATCAACACCGGCTAACCTCTTTCCATGACGGTGATGTGATGGCCTTGGCGGGACAAATTTGCCGCACCTCGCAGCCGATTGCATCGATGCGGTGAGATCGCTCATTTTTGCCTGTTTTGCGGCTTGCACTCATAGGTAGCCGGGTCTAGCCATAGGGTCGAGGATCAAATCTGCCAGACTGTCTGTCCCCTTGGAGGGGGCGTCCGGGTCGCGTTCCACGCGGCCGGGGGATGCTTTGCGTTGCGGTCGATGTTCGGGGAAGTCAAATGCAAAAGGGTTTTCTGCTCGGTCTGTTCGCTTATGCGACCTTTTCCATGGGCGATGCCACGATCAAGTCGCTGGGATCGCAGATCAGCGTTTTCGAGATCGGTTTTTTCAGTATTCTCTTCTCCGGCATCTTCATCTTCTTCAGCAAACCGCGTGAGGAAAGGTGGCGCGAATTCTGGCGCATGAGCCGGCCATTCGCGGTGCATGGGCGTGCGATTTCCGGTCTCTTTGCCGGCATTTTCGGCATCTATGCCTTCACCACCATTCCCCTTGCGGAAGCCTATGCGCTGATCTTCCTGTCACCGCTTTTCGTGACAGTACTTTCCGCCGTGGTGCTGAAGGAGAATATCGGCCCATGGCGCTGGGCGGCGGTTCTGGCCGGCATCGTCGGCGTCGTCCTCGTCGTGCGGCCGGGCTTCAAGACGCTGGAACTCGGCCATATCGCCGCCATCGGCGTCGCGTTCCTGGCGGCGATGACCATCGTGCTTTTGCGCTCGCTCGCGGGCAAGGAAAAGCGCACCTCGATCATGGGCGTGCTCCTGATTTACGGCCTTACCTTCAACGGCATCGCTTCCATCCCCGATTTCGTCATACCCAACCTGCACCAGCTTCTGGCCTTCGCCTTCATCGGCCTTTGCACGGCGACGGGACAGATCACCCTTCTGGTCGCAACCCGCATCGCGCCGGCGAGCCAGATCGCGCCATCGCATTATTCGCAAATACTCTGGGCCGTGGCGATTGGCATGACCTTCTTTCACGAATATCCTGACGCCGTTGCGGTGCTGGGTCTCGCCGTCATCGCTGGATCGGGACTTTTGACGATGATCCGTGAAAAGGTAAGGCTCGGCACCGTGCGATGGAACCCGTTTTTCCGCAATCGCCTCTGATGCGCACAGCTAGCTATAACGGCTTGCCAACCTGATCGAGCAGCCAGGACTGAAAGGCGCGGGCAAGCGCATTGTCCTGCCGCCCTTCCGGCAGGGCGACGTAATAGCTCTTGTCGGTTTGCAGGGGTATGTCGAAGACGATTTCGAGGCGGCCGGAGGCGAGTTCCGCCTCGATGAGATATCTGGGTAGAAGGGCGAAACCGATGCCGCTCGCGGCGGCCTCGATGATCATCGAAAACTGATCGAAACGGCTGCCCTGATAGGCATTGTCAGCCGTCACGCCGTTCATTTCCAGCCATTCCGTCCAGAGTTTCGGCCGCGTCGTGACATGCAGCAGCGGTTGTCCGGCCAGATCCTGCGCCCGGTCCACGCCTGCGCGGCGGAGCAGGGCAGGGCTCGCGACCGGCACGATCACCTCGTTGCATAAGAACGTGCAGGTGCCGTGTGCCCAGATTGGCTGGCCGTAGTGAATGGCGAGATCGAAACCTTCCTCATCAAAATCGAAGGGATGCGAGCGCGAGCCGATCGTGATCGTCATATCAGGGTTGGCGTCGATGAAGCGGGAGAGGCGCGGCATCAGCCAGCGGCTTCCGAATGTCGGTAATGTTGCGACGGAGAGCGATGCATGCGAGGTTCCGGCGGAAACCGCACGCACCATCAGCTGTTCGGATTGCTGCAACAGGCGCCGCACATCGGGCAGGAACTTGCGCCCCGCTTCCGAAAGCACGACCCGCCGGCGGATGCGCTCGAACAGCTGCATTCCCGTCTGCGCTTCCAGCTCGCCGATCTGTCGGCTGACAGCGCTCTGCGTGAGGTTGAGTTCTTCGGCCGCACGCGTAAAATTGCCATGCCGTGCCGCGCATTCGAACGCTTGCAGGGTAACGATGTCAGGAACCAGTCTTCTGCGCGGATCCATTCCATTCTCGCATCAACTTACCCGCTTTCCTCATTGGAAAAGGGTTGTTATGGCCATATATGATTACGGGAAAGAATGGAACGGTGTTTTCCGGCGTTGCCGGGCCCAGTTTCAAACAACGAATGAAAAATTCGGGGAAAGATGAGTGCCGGGAGTTGAAAGCGCCGTATCCACACGGCCTTTCCTCCCCTTTCAACCAAAAGGACGATGGACATGGATGCGATGACGAAGCTTGATGTGAAACAGGAAGCCGCGGCTCTGCTCGACAGGATGGGTGTTGCCCGCGATCTTTATACCGGCGGCGACATGGCGTCCTTCAGCCCCGTCACGGGTGAGCAGATCGCGAGCCTCAAGACTGTGTCGGTAGAGGGTGTCGCAGCCGTGGTCGACAAGGCTGACGCGGCCTTCAGGACCTGGCGTAATGTACCGGCGCCTCGCCGCGGTGAGCTGATCCGCCTGCTCGGCGAAGAACTCCGCGCCTTCAAGACCGATCTTGGCCGTCTCGTTTCGCTGGAAGCGGGCAAGATCCCGTCTGAAGGCCTCGGTGAAGTGCAGGAGATGATCGATATCTGCGATTTCGCCGTCGGTCTTTCGCGCCAGCTTTATGGTCTCACCATCGCCACCGAACGCCCCGGCCACCGCATGATGGAAACCTGGCATCCGCTCGGTGTCGTCGGCGTCATCTCGGCCTTCAATTTCCCCGTCGCCGTCTGGTCGTGGAATGCCGCGCTTGCCATCGTCTGCGGCAATTCGGTGGTTTGGAAGCCTTCGGAGAAGACCCCGCTGACGGCCCTTGCCGTGCAGGGCATCTTCGAGCGCGCGGCTGCGCGCTTCGGCGATGCGCCGGAAGGTCTGTCGCAACTGCTGATCGGTGACCGCGCCGTCGGTGAAGCCATGGTGGACAATGCCAAGGTGCCGCTCGTCTCCGCCACCGGTTCCACCCGCATGGGCCGTGATGTCGGCCCGCGTCTGGCAAAGCGCTTCGCCCGCGCCATTCTGGAGCTTGGCGGCAACAATGCCGGCATCGTCTGCCCCTCGGCCGATCTCGACATGGCGCTGCGCGCCATCGCCTTCGGCGCCATGGGCACCGCCGGCCAGCGCTGCACCACACTTCGTCGCCTTTTCGTGCATGACAGCGTTTATGACGAACTCGTGCCGCGCCTGAAGAAGGCCTATGCCTCCGTCTCCGTCGGCAATCCGCTGGAAAGCGCCGCACTTGTCGGCCCGCTGGTCGACAAGGCGGCCTTTGACGGCATGCAAAAGGCGCTTGAGGCTGCCAAGGCGGCAGGTGGCGTTGTGAATGGCGGCAGCCGCGTGGATACCGGTGCGGCAGACGCTTATTACGTGAAGCCGGCACTGGTCGAAATGCCGAAGCAGGTTGGCCCCGTTCTGGAAGAAACCTTCGCGCCGATCCTCTATATCATGAAATATAGCGATCTCGATCAGGCGATCGACGCCCATAACGCCGTCGCCGCCGGTCTTTCTTCATCGATCTTCACCCGCGACATTCAGGAATCGGAACGCTTCCTGTCGTCGGAGGGCTCGGATTGCGGCATCGCCAACGTCAATATTGGCACATCGGGTGCGGAAATCGGTGGCGCCTTCGGCGGTGAGAAGGAAACCGGTGGCGGCCGTGAATCCGGTTCGGATTCCTGGAAGGCCTATATGCGCCGCGCCACCAACACCATCAACTATTCCAAGGCGCTGCCTTTGGCACAGGGCGTTTCCTTCGATATCGAATAAGCCCACCGCATCCTGATTGATCCATATGCCGGCGCCTCGTGCGCCGGCGTTTTCGTTTGGGGGCTGAAAACAAGCCGCCGCCAATATTTGCGGAAATGCCTGATGGCAGCGGAATTTTATTCCTGCGATATCAGTTATATTGAATTATTGTCTCTCTATCGTTTTTGTTGGAAACCCTAGCATTGCTCCATATCGCAGACCGGCCAGTGGGGCTGGTGATAGGAGATGAAATGCCAGCCATTACCCGACGCGTCCTTTCCGCCGGTCTCATCGCCGCCGCCGCCTTTTCAACGCTGGCATTTGCCGCACAGGCGGCGGAAGAACTGAAGATCGGTTATCAGAAAACCGGCCTGCCGGTGATCGCCCGTCAGCAGGGCGTCATCGAAAAGGCGCTCGAGGCCAAAGGCGTGAAGGTGTCCTGGGTGGAGTTCACGGCAGGCCCGCCGCTGGTGGAAGCGCTGAATGTCGGCTCCATCAATGTCGGCTGGACAGGCGACGCGCCGCCGATTTTCGGTCAGGCGGCGGGTTCGGCCATTGTCTATGTCGCGGCGCTTCCTTCGAACGGCAAGGGCGAGGCGATCTTCACCAAGCCTGAAAGCGGTATCAAATCGGTTGCCGATCTCAAGGGCAAGAAGGTCGGCGTCGGCAAGGGCACCAGTGCCCACAATCTGCTGGTTGCGGCGCTGGAGAAGAACGGCCTGAAATTCAGCGATATCGAGGTGACCTATCTCAGCCCGGCCGACGCCGCGGCCGCTTTTGCCAGCGACAAGATTGATGCCTGGGCCGTCTGGGACCCGTTCTACGCGATTGCCGAAACCCGCTACAAGCCGGTGACCCTTGCCCGCACCAGCGACGTTCTTGACGTCAGCACCTATTTCCTCGCCAATCGCGATTATGCCAAATCCCATGCGGATACGATCAACACCACCGTCGGTGCTCTGGGCGAAGCGGCAAAATGGTCTGCCGCAAACCGCGACAAGGTGGCGGCTGCGCTGCATGAAGTGACGGGCGTTCCGCTGGAGGCGCAGACGCTCGCCGCCAACCGCTCGGAATTCGGCATCACCAGGATCGACGACAAGATCGTCGCCAGCCAGCAGGAAACCGCCGACCGCTTCTATCGTCTTGGCCTCATCCCGAAACAGATCAGCATCAAGGATGCCGTCTGGTCGGGCGCGACCAACTAAGCCGGACCGGAGGGACGTCATGAGCACTGGAAAGCGTACTGAGATAGGTGGTGCCGCCACCGGCTGGCTGCTTCCCGCCATCATCCTTGCGGGATGGGAAGTGGCGGCGCGTGTTGGCCTGATTTCCGCCAACGTGCTGCCGGCCCCCTCCGCTGTTGCCGAAGCCTTCTGGCGGCTTTTGCTCTCGGGTGAACTCATCGCCAATATCGGCGTCAGTTCCGCCCGCGCACTCGCCGGTTTCGCCATTGGCGGCGCTATCGGCTTCATCTTCGGTTTGGCCAATGGTCTGTCGAGATTTTCGCGCAGCTTCACCGATACGACGCTGCAGATGATCCGCAATATTCCGCATCTGGCGCTCATTCCGCTCGTCATCCTGTGGTTCGGCATCGATGAGGAAGCGAAGCTCTTTCTCGTCGCGCTCGGGGTCTTCTTCCCGATCTACATCAACACGCTGCTCGGCATTCAGGGCGTCGATCCGCAGCTGGTGGAGATGGGCCGCACCTACGGCATGTCGCCCTTCACGCTGTTCCGGCGGGTCATCCTGCCCGGCGCGCTGCCGTCCATCTTCACCGGCCTGCGTTACGCGCTCGGCATCATGTGGCTGACGCTGATCGTGGCGGAAACCATCTCCTCGTCCTCC
The DNA window shown above is from Agrobacterium tumefaciens and carries:
- a CDS encoding UDP-glucose dehydrogenase family protein — translated: MRIVMIGSGYVGLVSGACFADFGHDVVCVDKMPEKIEALKNGHIPIFEPGLETIVANNARAGRLSFTTDLSAAVANAEVVFIAVGTPSRRGDGHADLGYVYAAAKEIAHALDGFTVIVTKSTVPVGTGDEVERIIREENPSADFAVVSNPEFLREGAAIEDFKRPDRIVVGLSDERARPVMTEVYRPLYLNQSPLLFTTRRASELIKYAANAFLAMKITFINEMADLCEKVGANVQDVSRGIGLDGRIGSKFLHAGPGYGGSCFPKDTLALAKTAQDYDAPVRLIETTIAINDNRKRAMGRKVINAVGGDVRGKKIAVLGLTFKPNTDDMRDSPAIAIIQTLQDGGAKVVGYDPEGMANARHLMEDIEYATGPYEAAQDADAVVIVTEWNQFRALDLPRLKAIMKSPVLVDLRNIYRTDEVAAHGFIYAAVGRPHEDTAGKEL
- a CDS encoding DMT family transporter, with amino-acid sequence MQKGFLLGLFAYATFSMGDATIKSLGSQISVFEIGFFSILFSGIFIFFSKPREERWREFWRMSRPFAVHGRAISGLFAGIFGIYAFTTIPLAEAYALIFLSPLFVTVLSAVVLKENIGPWRWAAVLAGIVGVVLVVRPGFKTLELGHIAAIGVAFLAAMTIVLLRSLAGKEKRTSIMGVLLIYGLTFNGIASIPDFVIPNLHQLLAFAFIGLCTATGQITLLVATRIAPASQIAPSHYSQILWAVAIGMTFFHEYPDAVAVLGLAVIAGSGLLTMIREKVRLGTVRWNPFFRNRL
- a CDS encoding LysR family transcriptional regulator, with product MDPRRRLVPDIVTLQAFECAARHGNFTRAAEELNLTQSAVSRQIGELEAQTGMQLFERIRRRVVLSEAGRKFLPDVRRLLQQSEQLMVRAVSAGTSHASLSVATLPTFGSRWLMPRLSRFIDANPDMTITIGSRSHPFDFDEEGFDLAIHYGQPIWAHGTCTFLCNEVIVPVASPALLRRAGVDRAQDLAGQPLLHVTTRPKLWTEWLEMNGVTADNAYQGSRFDQFSMIIEAAASGIGFALLPRYLIEAELASGRLEIVFDIPLQTDKSYYVALPEGRQDNALARAFQSWLLDQVGKPL
- a CDS encoding L-piperidine-6-carboxylate dehydrogenase; translated protein: MDAMTKLDVKQEAAALLDRMGVARDLYTGGDMASFSPVTGEQIASLKTVSVEGVAAVVDKADAAFRTWRNVPAPRRGELIRLLGEELRAFKTDLGRLVSLEAGKIPSEGLGEVQEMIDICDFAVGLSRQLYGLTIATERPGHRMMETWHPLGVVGVISAFNFPVAVWSWNAALAIVCGNSVVWKPSEKTPLTALAVQGIFERAAARFGDAPEGLSQLLIGDRAVGEAMVDNAKVPLVSATGSTRMGRDVGPRLAKRFARAILELGGNNAGIVCPSADLDMALRAIAFGAMGTAGQRCTTLRRLFVHDSVYDELVPRLKKAYASVSVGNPLESAALVGPLVDKAAFDGMQKALEAAKAAGGVVNGGSRVDTGAADAYYVKPALVEMPKQVGPVLEETFAPILYIMKYSDLDQAIDAHNAVAAGLSSSIFTRDIQESERFLSSEGSDCGIANVNIGTSGAEIGGAFGGEKETGGGRESGSDSWKAYMRRATNTINYSKALPLAQGVSFDIE
- a CDS encoding aliphatic sulfonate ABC transporter substrate-binding protein; translated protein: MPAITRRVLSAGLIAAAAFSTLAFAAQAAEELKIGYQKTGLPVIARQQGVIEKALEAKGVKVSWVEFTAGPPLVEALNVGSINVGWTGDAPPIFGQAAGSAIVYVAALPSNGKGEAIFTKPESGIKSVADLKGKKVGVGKGTSAHNLLVAALEKNGLKFSDIEVTYLSPADAAAAFASDKIDAWAVWDPFYAIAETRYKPVTLARTSDVLDVSTYFLANRDYAKSHADTINTTVGALGEAAKWSAANRDKVAAALHEVTGVPLEAQTLAANRSEFGITRIDDKIVASQQETADRFYRLGLIPKQISIKDAVWSGATN
- a CDS encoding ABC transporter permease subunit, with the protein product MSTGKRTEIGGAATGWLLPAIILAGWEVAARVGLISANVLPAPSAVAEAFWRLLLSGELIANIGVSSARALAGFAIGGAIGFIFGLANGLSRFSRSFTDTTLQMIRNIPHLALIPLVILWFGIDEEAKLFLVALGVFFPIYINTLLGIQGVDPQLVEMGRTYGMSPFTLFRRVILPGALPSIFTGLRYALGIMWLTLIVAETISSSSGLGYMAMQAREFLLIDVVVLSILIYALLGKLADSFARFLESVFLQWHPAFKKV